From Chryseobacterium gallinarum, one genomic window encodes:
- a CDS encoding TatD family hydrolase has protein sequence MIDTHTHLYAEEFDEDRKETIQRALDKGIAKFYLPAIDSESHEKMLELEAEYPGQVFSMMGLHPCYVKPESWEKELEIVKNYLEQRHFPAIGEIGIDLYWDKTTLDIQVKAFEQQIDWAIEKDLPIVIHTRESFDETFEVLERKKHPKLRGIFHCFSGNLEQAKHAIDLNFILGIGGVVTFKNGKIDQFLHEIPLEKIVLETDSPYLAPVPHRGKRNESSYLDLVAGKLVNIYGKDFSEIDRITTENAQALFAAK, from the coding sequence ATGATTGATACACATACCCATTTATACGCGGAAGAATTTGATGAAGACAGAAAAGAAACCATTCAGAGAGCCTTAGATAAGGGAATTGCTAAGTTTTACCTTCCGGCAATTGATTCAGAATCCCATGAAAAAATGTTGGAACTGGAAGCGGAATATCCGGGACAGGTTTTTTCAATGATGGGATTACATCCTTGCTATGTAAAACCCGAATCCTGGGAAAAAGAACTGGAAATTGTAAAGAATTACCTTGAACAGAGGCATTTTCCTGCAATAGGTGAAATCGGGATAGATCTTTATTGGGATAAAACCACTTTAGACATCCAGGTCAAAGCATTTGAACAGCAAATTGACTGGGCCATAGAAAAAGACCTTCCGATTGTGATTCATACCAGAGAAAGCTTTGATGAAACCTTCGAGGTCCTGGAGAGGAAAAAACATCCGAAACTGAGAGGAATCTTCCATTGCTTTTCAGGAAACCTGGAACAGGCAAAACATGCTATTGATCTGAATTTTATCCTGGGAATCGGTGGAGTAGTGACCTTTAAAAACGGAAAAATTGATCAGTTTTTACACGAAATTCCTTTAGAAAAAATTGTGCTGGAAACAGATTCGCCATACCTGGCTCCGGTTCCGCACAGGGGAAAAAGAAACGAAAGTTCATATCTTGATCTGGTAGCCGGAAAACTCGTTAACATTTACGGAAAAGACTTTTCTGAAATAGACAGAATCACCACAGAAAATGCACAGGCCTTATTTGCTGCAAAGTAA
- a CDS encoding GSCFA domain-containing protein: protein MKFRTEVDIPASQKKIEIEDKIFSIGSCFASEMTDLLQQGQLQTLNNPFGTIFNPFSIHHEVRVLHDSAFYQEEDLITYNDEYISLDHHTHFDTRYIHQTLDKINGAIEAGNAFLQEADWIIVTYGTSFIYEFLPRKKLVANCHKIPQKFFSKRLLSHQELTNSIYNTILDLKDICKEGVQILFSVSPVRHTKDGMVENQLSKSKLITAIHESISMFDDCHYLPVYEILMDDLRDYRFYKEDMIHPSTQAVNYIFDKFGNSYFSDETKDFIKENFKIIKALEHKTSDKKDPKFIEFREKLEQRIENQRKKVKHKIFSND from the coding sequence ATGAAATTCAGAACCGAAGTTGATATTCCTGCATCTCAAAAAAAGATTGAGATCGAAGATAAAATATTTTCGATAGGATCATGTTTTGCCTCTGAAATGACAGATCTGCTGCAGCAGGGGCAGCTTCAGACCCTTAATAATCCCTTCGGAACAATTTTTAATCCTTTTTCGATTCATCATGAAGTCAGGGTTCTTCATGATTCAGCATTTTATCAAGAAGAAGATTTGATCACTTACAATGACGAATACATCTCTTTGGACCATCATACCCATTTTGATACCCGGTACATCCATCAGACCTTAGATAAGATTAATGGGGCCATTGAAGCGGGAAATGCTTTTCTTCAGGAGGCCGACTGGATTATTGTGACGTACGGAACATCATTTATTTATGAATTTCTACCCAGGAAAAAACTGGTGGCGAACTGCCATAAAATCCCGCAGAAGTTTTTCTCTAAAAGACTGCTCTCTCACCAGGAGCTTACGAACTCTATTTACAATACGATTTTAGATCTTAAAGATATCTGTAAAGAGGGAGTGCAGATATTATTTAGTGTTTCGCCGGTCCGGCATACCAAAGATGGAATGGTAGAAAATCAGCTCAGCAAATCCAAATTGATTACAGCTATTCATGAATCCATTTCCATGTTTGATGATTGCCACTACCTTCCGGTATATGAAATTTTGATGGATGACCTCCGGGATTACCGTTTCTATAAGGAAGATATGATTCATCCAAGCACCCAGGCCGTTAATTATATTTTTGACAAATTTGGAAACTCTTACTTCTCAGACGAAACCAAAGATTTTATTAAAGAAAATTTTAAAATCATAAAAGCCCTGGAACATAAAACCAGTGATAAAAAAGATCCGAAATTTATTGAGTTTCGGGAAAAACTCGAACAGAGAATAGAGAATCAGCGTAAAAAAGTAAAACATAAAATTTTTTCAAATGATTGA
- a CDS encoding polyprenyl synthetase family protein, producing the protein MEFLDRYQQIVGDAIDKYTFKDKPTELYDPMNYIISHGGKRLRPIMVLMACDLFGGDLKQAIKPALAIEFFHNFTLIHDDIMDEAPLRRNKPTIHTLHGINVGILSGDGLMLKAYKFFEDLEPEIFKACIRIFTHTGLLLCEGQQYDINFETQENVTFDDYIRMITYKTGVLSASSFEIGALIARADFKDAKAIFNFGKHIGIAFQIMDDYLDVFGDQAQFGKKHAGDIYENKKTVLYLLAREHATDEERKELDYWYSKKTDNIDKIYGVEKIFRRTKVDEKALRLIEKHNEIGQSYLKKIDIPEEKKKPFIELANYLLRRES; encoded by the coding sequence ATGGAATTTTTAGACAGATACCAGCAGATTGTTGGCGACGCCATTGATAAATACACTTTTAAAGATAAACCTACGGAGCTGTATGATCCGATGAATTACATTATTTCCCATGGAGGGAAACGTCTTCGTCCTATTATGGTGCTGATGGCATGTGATCTGTTTGGCGGAGATCTGAAGCAGGCAATAAAACCTGCATTGGCAATTGAATTTTTCCATAACTTCACGCTGATCCATGATGATATTATGGATGAGGCACCGCTAAGAAGAAATAAACCTACCATCCATACTTTACACGGAATTAATGTAGGGATCCTTTCAGGAGACGGGTTGATGCTGAAAGCGTATAAGTTTTTTGAAGACCTTGAGCCGGAAATTTTTAAAGCATGTATCAGAATTTTTACCCATACAGGGCTTCTGTTATGTGAAGGGCAGCAGTATGATATCAATTTTGAGACCCAGGAGAACGTTACCTTTGATGATTACATCAGAATGATTACCTATAAAACCGGAGTGTTAAGCGCTTCCTCTTTCGAGATCGGGGCTTTAATTGCAAGGGCGGATTTTAAAGATGCCAAAGCAATTTTCAACTTCGGAAAACACATTGGAATTGCCTTCCAGATCATGGATGACTATCTTGATGTATTCGGAGATCAGGCGCAATTCGGGAAAAAGCATGCCGGAGATATCTACGAAAACAAAAAAACAGTTCTGTACCTGTTGGCAAGAGAGCATGCTACGGATGAGGAAAGAAAGGAATTAGACTACTGGTATTCCAAAAAGACCGATAATATCGATAAAATCTACGGTGTTGAAAAGATCTTCAGAAGAACAAAAGTAGATGAAAAAGCGCTTCGTTTAATTGAAAAGCATAATGAAATCGGGCAGAGCTACCTTAAGAAAATTGATATTCCCGAAGAAAAGAAAAAACCTTTCATTGAACTGGCCAATTATTTATTGAGAAGAGAAAGCTAA
- a CDS encoding DEAD/DEAH box helicase: MNFTDLHLIEPIAKAIQEQGYTQPTPIQERSIPEILEGRDFLGCAQTGTGKTAAFSIPILQNLSKNKVSNHHIKALILTPTRELAIQIEENINAYGKYLPLKQLVIFGGVKQGNQEAALKKGVDILVATPGRLLDFIAQGIISLKNLEIFVLDEADRMLDMGFVHDVKRIIKLLPQKRQTLFFSATMPGEIQKLANSILNNPVKVEVTPVSSTADTIKQSVYFVEKENKLNLLVHILKNDISDSVLVFSRTKHGADKIARKLQKDNISAEAIHGNKSQNARQNALNNFKSGKTRVLVATDIAARGIDIDELKFVINFELSDVSETYVHRIGRTGRAGAEGNSISFVDGLDLLNLKNTEKLIGKKIPVIKNHPFHTDDLVAQKRDSNNKPVPAGAEKKPSQKPSGSRPKKSKNSSSATPSLGYKKPKNKNFTRKK; the protein is encoded by the coding sequence TTGAATTTTACAGACCTACACTTAATAGAACCTATTGCAAAAGCAATTCAGGAACAGGGATATACCCAACCTACTCCCATTCAGGAAAGATCTATTCCTGAGATTTTAGAAGGCAGAGATTTTTTAGGCTGTGCGCAGACCGGAACAGGAAAGACTGCGGCCTTTTCCATTCCTATTCTACAGAATTTATCAAAGAATAAAGTAAGCAATCATCATATTAAAGCTTTAATTCTTACTCCCACCCGCGAACTGGCGATCCAGATTGAGGAAAACATCAATGCTTACGGAAAGTATCTTCCTTTAAAGCAGCTTGTTATTTTTGGAGGAGTAAAGCAGGGAAACCAGGAGGCCGCATTGAAAAAAGGAGTTGATATTCTGGTGGCTACTCCCGGAAGACTTCTTGATTTTATTGCCCAGGGAATTATCAGCCTGAAAAATCTTGAAATATTTGTTCTTGATGAAGCAGACAGGATGCTTGATATGGGCTTTGTACACGATGTTAAAAGAATCATTAAGCTTTTGCCACAGAAAAGACAGACTTTGTTTTTCTCGGCAACTATGCCGGGGGAAATTCAGAAACTGGCAAATTCTATCCTGAATAATCCTGTGAAAGTAGAGGTTACTCCCGTTTCTTCTACCGCGGATACCATTAAACAATCCGTGTACTTTGTAGAAAAAGAAAACAAACTGAACTTACTTGTTCATATTCTTAAAAACGACATTTCAGATTCTGTATTGGTTTTTTCAAGAACAAAGCATGGCGCGGATAAGATTGCCCGAAAACTTCAGAAAGACAATATTTCTGCAGAAGCCATTCATGGAAATAAATCCCAGAATGCCAGACAGAATGCCCTGAATAATTTTAAATCAGGAAAAACCAGGGTTCTTGTTGCTACAGATATTGCTGCCAGGGGGATTGATATTGATGAATTAAAATTTGTTATTAATTTTGAACTCTCCGATGTTTCAGAAACTTATGTACACCGGATCGGAAGAACGGGAAGAGCAGGGGCTGAAGGGAATTCCATTTCTTTCGTTGACGGGCTTGACCTTCTTAATTTAAAGAATACGGAAAAGCTTATCGGAAAAAAAATCCCGGTGATTAAAAACCACCCGTTCCACACGGATGATCTTGTGGCTCAGAAAAGAGATTCCAACAACAAACCGGTACCCGCCGGAGCAGAAAAAAAGCCTTCTCAGAAGCCTTCAGGATCACGACCTAAAAAAAGTAAAAACAGTTCATCTGCTACCCCATCACTCGGTTATAAAAAGCCCAAGAATAAGAATTTTACCAGAAAAAAATAA
- a CDS encoding DUF4269 domain-containing protein, with the protein MIDFTKIDYLKEGNKRQKRAFEVLTRYKVFEKLSSYSPVLAGTVPIEIDIEGSDLDIICEVDLRFEEDFLDDIMFSKLIPVETEIKVENIVVNGIPSIVLNFMLEEFPIEIFGQNKPVTQQNAYRHMITEYRILQEKGEEFKQKIIELKKQGIKTEPAFGMLLNLENPYEDLLKRYNND; encoded by the coding sequence ATGATTGATTTTACAAAGATTGACTATTTGAAAGAAGGAAATAAAAGGCAGAAAAGAGCGTTTGAAGTTCTTACCCGGTATAAAGTTTTTGAAAAATTGAGTAGCTATTCTCCGGTGCTGGCAGGAACTGTTCCTATTGAAATTGATATCGAAGGAAGCGACCTTGACATTATCTGTGAAGTAGACCTTAGGTTTGAGGAAGATTTTTTAGATGATATCATGTTCAGTAAACTGATTCCAGTTGAAACAGAAATTAAGGTTGAAAATATTGTGGTAAACGGGATACCAAGTATTGTCCTGAACTTTATGCTGGAAGAATTCCCCATTGAAATTTTTGGACAGAACAAACCTGTTACCCAACAGAATGCATACCGGCATATGATCACCGAATACAGGATACTCCAGGAGAAAGGAGAAGAATTTAAACAGAAAATAATAGAACTGAAGAAACAGGGTATAAAGACAGAGCCGGCCTTCGGAATGCTGTTGAACCTTGAAAACCCTTATGAAGACCTGCTAAAACGATACAATAATGATTGA
- a CDS encoding porin family protein — protein MKKNIFFTLLLAVSGILTAQNSSVSFGVKGGYTLSNMKFFDEKLGSKSYFYAGILTEQPVSSQLAIQAELLYTQLGGKDSYPWTEQVGTEIVEVGNMDFTYQFHQIQVPVSVKYYFIPDLSASVGMNLGFNISTKLTTVNPYAGEYKGNSNGAKTLNLFPFVGAEYKISSSFFVDARYNFNFIEVSKKNTVPTKIGFLQAGVGYRFK, from the coding sequence ATGAAAAAGAACATTTTTTTTACATTACTATTGGCCGTATCAGGTATTCTGACCGCTCAAAACTCATCTGTGAGTTTTGGAGTTAAAGGAGGGTATACATTGTCCAATATGAAATTTTTTGATGAAAAACTGGGCTCAAAGTCCTATTTCTATGCAGGTATTCTGACAGAACAGCCTGTATCCTCTCAACTGGCGATACAGGCCGAGTTATTGTATACACAATTAGGGGGAAAAGATTCATATCCCTGGACCGAACAGGTGGGTACAGAAATTGTTGAAGTGGGAAACATGGATTTTACGTATCAGTTCCATCAGATCCAGGTTCCTGTTTCTGTAAAGTATTATTTCATTCCTGATTTATCTGCTTCTGTGGGGATGAACCTGGGATTCAATATTTCTACGAAACTTACGACTGTCAACCCTTATGCTGGTGAATACAAAGGTAACTCCAACGGAGCAAAAACATTAAACCTCTTTCCTTTTGTTGGGGCAGAGTATAAGATCAGCTCCAGTTTTTTTGTTGATGCCAGGTATAATTTCAATTTTATCGAAGTGAGTAAAAAAAATACCGTTCCTACCAAGATTGGTTTTTTACAGGCAGGTGTGGGATACAGGTTTAAATAA